In Blastopirellula sp. J2-11, a single genomic region encodes these proteins:
- a CDS encoding family 16 glycoside hydrolase has translation MNRTLAIVALMCLASPVQAENPAPPATQLCLPIDLVTFEKFDQPAAFGVKGKPGANGWRGGIGQWSIVDGAAYEIQEGPSEKRPNGHEAVCEYVTDLGDLALSGEFRLGDSPQVGFVCRDTNNPNHHLGRVVITPKAIWIQKMSGIAKETRKEELTRIQVDIDPVAWHTIVIEVCGDRWVARIDEQTIEAQHERFHDRKGRVGMVARGEGAQFRNLAVWKAAAKK, from the coding sequence ATGAACCGCACCCTCGCGATTGTCGCTCTGATGTGCTTGGCTTCCCCGGTACAGGCCGAAAATCCAGCACCTCCGGCGACGCAACTTTGTCTGCCGATTGATCTCGTTACTTTCGAGAAGTTCGACCAGCCGGCCGCGTTTGGCGTCAAGGGAAAGCCTGGCGCCAACGGTTGGCGCGGCGGGATTGGCCAATGGAGTATTGTGGACGGCGCTGCGTACGAGATCCAAGAAGGGCCGAGCGAAAAGCGCCCCAACGGCCATGAAGCGGTTTGCGAGTACGTGACCGATCTCGGCGATTTGGCGCTAAGCGGTGAGTTCCGCCTGGGCGATTCGCCGCAAGTTGGCTTCGTCTGTCGTGACACCAACAATCCCAACCATCACCTGGGCCGCGTCGTGATTACTCCCAAGGCGATTTGGATTCAAAAAATGAGCGGCATCGCCAAAGAGACTCGTAAAGAAGAACTGACGCGCATCCAGGTCGACATCGACCCAGTCGCTTGGCATACGATCGTCATCGAAGTCTGCGGCGATCGCTGGGTTGCCCGGATCGACGAACAGACGATCGAAGCGCAGCACGAACGGTTCCACGATCGCAAAGGGCGCGTCGGCATGGTCGCCCGCGGCGAAGGCGCCCAATTCCGCAATCTCGCGGTGTGGAAAGCAGCAGCGAAAAAATAA
- a CDS encoding LamG domain-containing protein, which translates to MSYAALQADPDLIGYWKLDEDSSATAADQTATGNDGLNAASSIREAGPNEFVPYSYQFSPGGFSNVRFENPATSFTGGANPRTYAFWAKITSADGSDGLVTLGNELVISVYDLDTESPLLDINFFYHRVRGPAVLEEGEWFHVAIRVPVGATSTSDVEAFINGAEVTLSTSSGSPQELNTTFGTFTRFGLGSGYLTGNLAEFFSFDRALTDEEIMMLVTGGGGGDSAGPRRIHRLGLGGNLGVRR; encoded by the coding sequence ATGTCATACGCAGCATTGCAAGCCGATCCAGACTTGATCGGTTACTGGAAGCTAGATGAAGATTCGTCAGCCACGGCTGCCGATCAAACAGCCACAGGCAACGACGGCTTGAACGCGGCTAGCTCAATTAGAGAAGCTGGGCCGAATGAGTTTGTGCCATACTCTTATCAATTCAGTCCAGGGGGATTTTCAAACGTAAGATTTGAGAACCCCGCAACCTCTTTCACTGGCGGCGCGAACCCAAGGACATACGCGTTTTGGGCGAAAATTACATCGGCCGACGGAAGCGATGGACTCGTTACGCTGGGGAACGAGTTGGTGATTTCGGTTTACGATTTGGATACAGAGTCTCCCCTGCTTGACATTAACTTTTTCTATCACAGGGTGCGTGGTCCGGCAGTCCTTGAAGAGGGCGAGTGGTTCCATGTCGCTATTCGCGTGCCGGTAGGCGCAACGTCAACGTCTGACGTGGAGGCGTTTATTAACGGCGCGGAAGTGACGCTATCAACGTCATCGGGATCGCCGCAAGAGTTGAACACAACCTTCGGAACCTTCACGCGTTTCGGGCTTGGATCTGGTTACTTGACCGGCAATCTCGCCGAATTCTTCTCGTTCGATCGGGCGCTGACCGACGAAGAGATCATGATGTTGGTGACAGGCGGTGGCGGTGGCGACAGCGCCGGCCCGCGTCGAATCCACCGCCTCGGACTCGGCGGCAACTTGGGGGTGCGACGATAA
- a CDS encoding phage tail tube protein — protein MVTTVSGFQTQFGLGVQHASNLATRQFEHFGCNLDKQESIIVADGMLGKRSPLGDSAQLGTYTVGGTVTLQPRPDDLTFLLPYILGAAADDDTFALADSLPELVACVDREIKVQTYRGLKVNQATFRSATGGNLELELDLQGKLADADANSGTFPDIASTLSAKLPFIHHQGSITVDGAAIAIDNSVITINNALELTQFNNSQTRTVLPEGARVVTWAFDTELGDDELAHLIANAARGVTGSISYANGVDTLTLTFGLLQKPRTPIPIQGKGTIRPSHQFTAYEDLANSAPQLVATCTDETE, from the coding sequence ATGGTTACGACAGTTTCCGGTTTTCAAACGCAGTTTGGTTTGGGCGTTCAGCATGCCAGCAACTTGGCGACGCGGCAGTTCGAGCATTTTGGCTGCAACCTGGACAAGCAGGAGAGCATCATCGTCGCCGACGGCATGCTGGGGAAACGTTCGCCGCTCGGCGATTCGGCGCAGCTGGGCACTTACACGGTGGGAGGGACCGTCACGCTGCAGCCGCGGCCCGATGACCTGACCTTTTTGCTTCCGTACATCCTGGGCGCGGCGGCAGACGACGATACGTTCGCGTTGGCTGATTCACTGCCCGAGCTGGTCGCCTGCGTCGATCGCGAAATCAAAGTGCAGACCTACCGCGGCTTGAAGGTGAATCAGGCGACGTTTCGCAGCGCCACCGGCGGAAATTTGGAACTCGAGCTTGATCTGCAAGGCAAGTTGGCCGACGCCGACGCTAATTCCGGAACGTTTCCTGATATCGCGTCAACGCTCAGCGCGAAGCTGCCGTTTATTCATCACCAAGGATCGATCACCGTCGACGGCGCCGCGATCGCGATCGACAACAGCGTCATCACGATCAACAACGCGCTCGAACTGACGCAGTTCAACAATTCGCAGACGCGGACGGTCCTTCCAGAAGGGGCGCGCGTCGTCACATGGGCGTTTGACACCGAACTTGGTGACGACGAACTCGCCCATTTGATCGCCAACGCCGCTCGCGGCGTGACTGGTTCCATCAGCTACGCCAATGGAGTCGACACGCTCACGCTGACTTTCGGACTGCTGCAAAAGCCGCGGACGCCGATCCCGATCCAAGGAAAGGGAACGATTCGCCCGAGTCATCAGTTCACCGCTTACGAAGACCTGGCCAACAGTGCGCCGCAGTTGGTGGCGACCTGTACGGATGAAACGGAATAG
- a CDS encoding phage portal protein — MNEQTTSWVTQEQELRAEIEVRSRLQPLRDHLVDAASRPQQVRESLGDLRLAHGPAVSRPIDFYETVSLESWATPDVATNRKDGHYGPVFRSESELSLYRGIARALADGDETAVGVLGNLVHYVVHTGFTYTVNAVEKSASVDLLRDEARRCVEEFLSQNEWELDFEEELVKDSIIDGEMLIALEQDAGGVKARHVEPAWLTQPIDPRPLEEQLRRQRRIPHAIDWRYGIATRQGDATEIYGYFVSWNGDGAEWNFYPPSRFLHLKRNVPRHVKRGLTDFYPVSGRITGASELLSRMGTGAGIQASIALVIKNATSGVGGGSIESLTGGSQNAGGSPSFASSNWRNGEVIDTFGREFQAGPMAGQQAANFVQILQAMRRATGVRWSMPEHMISGDASNNNYASILEAGAPFTRSIEAAQQKYITAFESLLWRVLRIYFEMGRFNRFGFAWRQIRTLLAMTIEGTSPAVSDKEKELRVAQTLQAAGVMSRRTMASRFDLDLDEEQRNDANEEKQEAETGERK, encoded by the coding sequence ATGAATGAACAAACGACAAGCTGGGTGACGCAAGAGCAAGAACTGCGGGCCGAAATTGAAGTCCGCAGCCGCTTGCAACCGCTTCGTGATCATCTGGTGGATGCAGCGTCTCGTCCGCAACAGGTCCGCGAGTCTCTAGGCGATCTACGTCTTGCTCACGGTCCGGCTGTATCGCGGCCGATCGATTTCTATGAAACCGTCAGTCTAGAATCTTGGGCGACGCCTGATGTGGCGACCAATCGCAAAGATGGCCATTATGGGCCGGTCTTTCGATCGGAGTCTGAGCTATCGCTTTATCGCGGTATTGCTCGCGCCTTGGCTGACGGGGACGAAACGGCGGTAGGGGTCTTGGGAAACCTGGTCCACTACGTCGTGCATACCGGTTTCACCTATACCGTCAATGCGGTGGAGAAATCGGCCAGCGTCGACCTGTTGCGAGACGAGGCGCGCCGCTGCGTCGAAGAGTTTCTTTCGCAAAACGAATGGGAGCTCGACTTCGAGGAAGAGTTGGTGAAAGACTCGATCATCGACGGCGAAATGCTGATCGCGCTCGAACAAGACGCAGGAGGCGTGAAAGCGCGGCACGTCGAGCCTGCGTGGTTAACGCAGCCGATCGATCCGCGGCCGTTAGAGGAGCAGCTGCGTCGTCAACGACGCATTCCGCATGCAATCGACTGGCGCTATGGAATCGCAACGCGACAAGGGGATGCGACCGAGATCTACGGCTATTTTGTCAGCTGGAACGGCGACGGCGCCGAGTGGAATTTTTATCCGCCGTCGCGATTTCTGCATCTTAAACGGAACGTGCCGCGGCATGTGAAGCGAGGATTGACCGACTTTTACCCGGTTAGTGGTCGCATCACTGGGGCCAGCGAACTGCTTAGTCGAATGGGAACCGGCGCAGGAATCCAAGCGTCGATCGCGCTGGTCATCAAGAACGCGACCAGCGGCGTTGGCGGCGGTTCGATCGAAAGTTTGACCGGCGGCTCGCAAAACGCCGGCGGCAGTCCCTCATTCGCGAGCAGCAACTGGCGCAACGGCGAGGTGATTGATACTTTCGGCCGAGAGTTTCAAGCCGGTCCAATGGCGGGCCAACAAGCCGCCAACTTTGTGCAGATCTTACAGGCAATGCGGCGCGCGACCGGCGTTCGTTGGAGCATGCCGGAGCACATGATTAGCGGTGACGCAAGCAACAACAACTATGCGTCAATCTTGGAAGCGGGCGCCCCCTTCACGCGTTCGATCGAAGCGGCCCAACAAAAGTATATCACCGCCTTCGAGTCGCTGCTCTGGCGCGTGCTGCGAATCTATTTTGAGATGGGACGCTTCAACCGCTTCGGCTTCGCCTGGCGTCAGATTCGGACGCTGTTAGCGATGACGATCGAAGGAACTTCGCCGGCGGTCAGTGACAAAGAAAAAGAGCTCCGCGTCGCCCAAACGCTGCAAGCCGCCGGCGTCATGTCACGCCGCACCATGGCGAGTCGGTTCGATCTCGACTTGGACGAAGAGCAACGCAACGACGCGAATGAAGAAAAGCAGGAAGCGGAAACCGGAGAGCGGAAGTAG
- a CDS encoding helix-turn-helix domain-containing protein codes for MAAEFMDLLRFFGPHSGPYNEMKKGGTMDNRGRPLSEKKRARIRCLLREGMSVRNVARNLHVAASTVQKLSVDKAHGTKI; via the coding sequence ATGGCGGCTGAATTTATGGACTTATTGCGCTTCTTTGGTCCGCACAGCGGACCCTACAACGAGATGAAAAAGGGGGGAACGATGGATAATCGCGGACGACCTTTGTCAGAGAAAAAGCGGGCGCGAATTCGGTGCTTGCTGCGGGAAGGAATGTCGGTTCGTAATGTCGCTCGAAACCTGCATGTCGCGGCGTCGACCGTGCAAAAATTGTCTGTTGACAAAGCGCACGGAACAAAAATTTAA
- a CDS encoding terminase large subunit domain-containing protein, with the protein MPLPLPHQLPILRDRHRHKRVICGRRWGKTGAGLIAAILGHGDPTGPGHWKGMIDGGNLFWVAPTFAQSKKIERDIMQAFAASGLPYLKSEGRIAHPSGGSITIKTAAAPVSLRGEGLDGMIGDEFAFVRKEVWTDALRPALSDRRGWSMFLTTPNGPNWIKDQHDLDGVDPTYKSWQCPTSDNRLIDQAELDSALLDLGQASFDQEYRAQFVDISGAEFSGLYFQTPDFWFDEWPDDSNIRFRVIGLDPSKGKNDRSDYSAFVMLALTDNGQIYVDADIERCDVRKITEKAFDLCALFEPNGMIVETNQFQELLRCNIEDLAKKRNRSLQIFGKTHTENKRTRIRRTLTPFLSRGELHFKSHSRGAKLLVSQLKDFPIGAYDDGPDALEMGISLLADLLHGNAKQA; encoded by the coding sequence GTGCCGCTACCGCTTCCGCACCAACTGCCGATCCTGCGTGATCGCCATCGGCACAAGCGGGTGATCTGCGGGCGACGCTGGGGAAAAACAGGCGCCGGGTTGATCGCAGCGATCTTAGGTCATGGAGATCCAACCGGCCCAGGCCATTGGAAAGGCATGATCGACGGCGGGAATTTGTTCTGGGTCGCGCCGACCTTCGCCCAGTCGAAGAAGATCGAACGCGACATCATGCAGGCTTTCGCCGCCAGCGGATTGCCCTATTTGAAAAGCGAAGGCCGCATCGCACATCCCAGCGGCGGCAGTATCACCATCAAAACGGCCGCGGCGCCGGTCAGCTTGCGCGGCGAAGGTCTCGACGGCATGATCGGTGACGAGTTCGCCTTTGTGCGGAAAGAGGTCTGGACTGACGCGCTGCGTCCGGCGCTGTCGGATCGACGCGGTTGGTCGATGTTTTTAACAACCCCCAACGGGCCGAACTGGATTAAAGACCAGCACGACTTGGACGGCGTTGATCCGACCTACAAATCATGGCAATGCCCGACCAGTGACAATCGCCTTATCGATCAGGCCGAGCTTGACTCGGCGCTGTTAGATCTGGGGCAAGCGTCGTTCGATCAGGAATATCGAGCCCAATTTGTCGACATCAGCGGCGCCGAGTTTTCGGGGCTTTACTTTCAAACGCCTGATTTTTGGTTCGACGAATGGCCCGACGATTCGAACATCCGTTTTCGTGTGATTGGGCTCGATCCCTCGAAAGGGAAGAACGATAGGAGCGATTACAGCGCCTTCGTGATGCTGGCCCTTACCGACAACGGTCAGATTTATGTCGACGCCGATATTGAACGGTGCGACGTACGGAAGATCACCGAAAAAGCGTTCGATTTGTGTGCGTTGTTCGAGCCGAACGGAATGATCGTCGAAACGAATCAATTTCAAGAACTGTTGCGCTGCAACATCGAAGACCTGGCGAAAAAACGGAATCGCTCATTGCAGATCTTTGGCAAGACGCATACGGAAAACAAGCGAACTCGCATTCGACGAACGTTAACGCCGTTTTTATCACGCGGCGAGTTGCACTTCAAATCGCACAGCCGCGGCGCCAAGTTGCTGGTGTCGCAGTTGAAAGACTTTCCGATCGGAGCTTACGACGACGGCCCCGATGCGCTGGAGATGGGCATTTCGCTCTTAGCGGATCTACTGCACGGCAATGCAAAGCAGGCGTAG
- a CDS encoding thioredoxin family protein, whose amino-acid sequence MKSDLIRRRLLSGQSLTYLVLLLLVPALAGAQQPSRADAAVCLAYAAVVREMPVLVTPNKPAPLESEPADYREAYALYKRDQRPMVVMVTASWCPYCPAMKNELLQMKRAGKLSGVSLVILDHDQDRATARNVMGTRRTLPALSVYHYVGGKAKESRPQAAREIGEILLSLPTAKGSVQLSPAGAS is encoded by the coding sequence ATGAAATCGGATTTGATACGACGTCGTTTATTGTCAGGCCAAAGCCTGACCTACTTGGTTTTACTTCTCCTCGTACCTGCGTTGGCTGGGGCGCAACAACCTTCGCGAGCTGATGCGGCCGTTTGTTTGGCTTACGCGGCGGTGGTTCGCGAAATGCCGGTGTTGGTGACGCCGAACAAGCCGGCGCCACTTGAGAGCGAACCAGCCGATTACCGCGAAGCTTACGCGCTTTACAAACGAGACCAGCGGCCGATGGTGGTGATGGTTACGGCCAGTTGGTGTCCTTATTGTCCGGCGATGAAGAACGAACTACTGCAGATGAAACGAGCCGGCAAGCTGTCAGGCGTCTCGCTGGTGATCCTCGACCATGACCAGGATCGCGCGACGGCGCGCAACGTCATGGGCACGCGACGGACCTTGCCGGCGCTATCGGTTTATCACTATGTCGGTGGTAAAGCGAAAGAGTCGCGCCCGCAGGCCGCTCGCGAGATCGGCGAGATTCTTTTGTCCCTTCCAACGGCAAAAGGCTCGGTTCAACTCTCTCCCGCCGGCGCTTCATAA
- a CDS encoding DNA-directed RNA polymerase subunit alpha C-terminal domain-containing protein, protein MTRITAAQAAIVARQIELQLAHGNFAAADDILTRCIAEVKSQRRELCEEYALPREVPLARLHLEPQILNALEYCEIHTVGDLQGVTYEDLLAVPNLGQARVSEVRDSVRQLLRDFKTRSFEKAL, encoded by the coding sequence ATGACCCGAATTACGGCTGCACAAGCGGCGATTGTGGCGCGGCAAATTGAATTGCAATTGGCGCACGGAAATTTTGCGGCGGCCGACGACATTCTGACGCGATGCATCGCCGAGGTGAAGTCGCAGCGGCGCGAGTTGTGCGAAGAGTACGCGCTGCCGCGCGAAGTTCCCTTGGCCCGTTTGCATTTGGAGCCGCAGATTTTGAATGCGCTGGAGTATTGCGAGATTCATACCGTCGGCGATTTGCAAGGAGTGACGTACGAGGATCTGCTCGCCGTGCCAAATTTGGGACAAGCCCGCGTCAGCGAAGTCCGTGATAGCGTGCGACAACTATTGCGAGATTTCAAGACGCGCAGTTTTGAAAAAGCGCTGTAA
- a CDS encoding GNAT family N-acetyltransferase — translation MPVIESVVSCRVLDSFRVQMVSGMFDVSLDEKLSDRFAIEIPTDDDWRVGMIVGPSGSGKSTIAAKAFRSQVYRGFRWPARKAIVDAFPVELETRSILRTLISVGLSSPPAWCKPYRVLSTGEQFRADLAMSLVSSDPLIAFDEYTSVVDRRTAQIGSAALRKSIDAGHIDKQFVAITCHRDVIDWLQPDWVADMSSGQLTRRRLRRPKLNLQISSGSISHWPLFAKHHYLDPRLNPAARCFLATLDDEPVAFAAVLNHFRKNAFRFTRLVTLPSFQGLGVGGALLDGVAAHLVEHENAELVSISGSHPAVIHHCNASPQWRFRELKKTGRRASGFFRDHPDWKVSLGRSVASFRYQT, via the coding sequence ATGCCGGTTATTGAATCTGTAGTCTCGTGCCGCGTGCTCGATTCGTTCCGCGTGCAAATGGTGAGCGGCATGTTTGACGTCTCGTTGGACGAAAAATTGTCGGATCGGTTCGCGATTGAAATTCCAACCGACGACGATTGGCGCGTCGGCATGATCGTAGGGCCTTCCGGATCGGGCAAGTCGACGATCGCCGCCAAAGCGTTCCGTTCGCAGGTCTATCGCGGGTTTCGTTGGCCGGCTCGCAAAGCGATTGTCGATGCGTTTCCGGTCGAACTTGAGACCCGCTCGATTTTGCGAACGTTGATTTCAGTAGGGCTCAGTTCACCGCCAGCCTGGTGCAAGCCGTATCGCGTCCTCTCGACCGGCGAACAATTTCGTGCCGACCTGGCGATGTCGCTCGTTTCGTCCGATCCGTTGATCGCGTTTGACGAGTACACCAGCGTTGTCGATCGCCGCACCGCCCAAATCGGATCGGCGGCGCTGCGCAAGTCGATCGACGCCGGTCACATCGATAAACAATTTGTCGCGATTACCTGTCACCGTGACGTCATCGATTGGTTACAGCCAGATTGGGTCGCCGATATGTCGAGCGGCCAATTGACGCGGAGGCGTCTTCGGCGACCGAAACTCAATTTGCAAATTAGCAGCGGCAGCATTTCGCATTGGCCCCTCTTTGCGAAACATCACTATCTAGATCCGCGGCTCAACCCGGCGGCGCGCTGCTTTCTGGCGACGCTCGACGATGAGCCGGTCGCGTTCGCCGCGGTGTTGAATCATTTTCGCAAGAATGCGTTTCGTTTTACACGCTTGGTGACGCTTCCCAGTTTTCAAGGGCTCGGCGTCGGCGGCGCCCTGTTAGATGGAGTCGCCGCGCATTTGGTCGAACACGAAAACGCCGAGTTGGTCTCGATCAGCGGCAGTCACCCAGCCGTGATTCATCATTGCAACGCGTCGCCACAGTGGCGGTTTCGCGAATTAAAAAAAACAGGCCGCCGCGCCAGCGGATTCTTTCGCGATCATCCCGATTGGAAAGTATCTCTAGGCCGATCCGTAGCATCCTTCCGCTACCAGACGTAG
- a CDS encoding TVP38/TMEM64 family protein, whose protein sequence is MPSTEGTSDLHAPQHSNRWKWTLGLIVVVAILVAYFTLGRYLSIDTLVAQEEALRDYQRRHAAITSIGGFLVYVVITGLSLPGAALLTIFYGWLFGPIAGVLLVSFASTLGATIAFSLSRYLFRDAIQQRYQQRLEKLNAAVAAEGAYYLFTLRLIPVIPFFLVNLLMGLTPIRLHTFWWVSQLGMLAGTVVYVWAGASLPSMRTIQAEGFGAVVQWPTLVAFAMLGLLPLLTKQAVKRFRSRPL, encoded by the coding sequence ATGCCTTCAACCGAAGGAACCTCAGATCTCCATGCGCCCCAGCATTCCAATCGCTGGAAGTGGACGCTGGGTTTGATCGTGGTCGTCGCGATTCTCGTCGCCTATTTCACACTGGGACGTTATCTCTCGATCGATACGCTAGTCGCGCAGGAAGAGGCGCTGCGTGATTATCAGCGGCGGCATGCGGCGATCACCTCGATCGGCGGTTTTCTGGTTTACGTCGTGATCACCGGGCTGTCGCTTCCCGGCGCGGCGCTGCTGACCATCTTTTATGGATGGCTATTTGGTCCGATCGCCGGCGTCTTGCTGGTCAGCTTCGCTTCGACGCTCGGCGCGACGATCGCCTTTTCGCTGAGTCGCTATCTATTTCGGGACGCGATTCAGCAGCGTTATCAGCAGCGACTCGAGAAGCTGAACGCAGCGGTCGCAGCTGAAGGCGCCTACTATCTGTTTACGCTCCGCTTGATTCCGGTCATCCCCTTCTTTTTGGTCAATTTGCTAATGGGACTGACGCCGATTCGACTCCATACCTTTTGGTGGGTCAGTCAGCTGGGCATGCTGGCTGGAACCGTGGTATACGTCTGGGCAGGCGCAAGCTTGCCGTCGATGCGGACAATCCAAGCGGAAGGGTTCGGCGCCGTCGTCCAATGGCCAACCCTCGTCGCCTTCGCGATGCTGGGCTTGCTGCCGCTGCTTACCAAACAAGCGGTGAAACGATTTCGCAGCCGCCCCCTGTAG
- a CDS encoding DUF3656 domain-containing protein gives MPENRTAPELLAPAGNWECAKAAVANGADAIYFGLTSGFNARARADNFGVDDLSPLMSFLHWHGVRGYVTLNTLAFSPELEAVELLVRQIAAAGVDALLVQDLGLVGMIRQIAPTLPIHASTQMTMTSSECIALADEMGVERVVLARELSVDEITAIHAETAMPLEAFVHGALCVAYSGQCLTSESLGGRSANRGQCAQACRLPYELICDGDDVDLGDQKYLLSPQDLAAFEITPELIAAGIVSLKIEGRLKTPEYVANITRHYRSAIDAAVAGRPIEFTPRDVEEMELSFSRGFSVGWLQGCDHKMLVPAVSSAKRGVLVGEVQKVQGQRVRIALRRSLKAGDGVVFEGDRSIGDEQGGRIFALYRGQNRLEGEVSHGVIELALMRDSVDVSQLYPGQKIWKSDDPELNRRLRKSFDGEITPREVDLQLHVTAAIDQPLQLIATVAGLPQLQLQTEQPLEAARKHPLTAETLQEQFSRLGETGFRLTQLTAEISGAPMAPLSVLGALRKQMVEQLSAARREAAIRAHAVDPNPVLPRLRADIPATIPTDETPHLHLLCRTLDQLTWASEIGIKRLYAEFADIREYRQAVDIAHAAGAQIYLATPRIQKPGEIGVFRALEKQAADGILVRNLSGLRYYHERQIACVADFALNAANELTVDFLRHQGAERITASYDLNREQLFEMARRSPSQLLEVVIHQHMPMFHMEHCVFCAVLSPGTNKTNCGRPCDDHVVRLRDRVGSEHLLTADVGCRNTLYNAAPQSGAEAVAALIDLGVRYFRVELLDEASKSQVYQTLDLYSSLLTGQISGKEVWTELKALNRVGVTRGTLEERRNPLAIL, from the coding sequence ATGCCAGAAAACCGTACTGCCCCTGAACTACTGGCTCCTGCCGGCAATTGGGAGTGCGCCAAAGCGGCCGTCGCCAATGGGGCCGATGCGATCTATTTTGGGTTGACCAGCGGGTTTAACGCTCGCGCACGCGCCGATAATTTTGGAGTCGACGACCTTTCGCCGCTGATGTCGTTCTTGCATTGGCACGGAGTCCGCGGCTACGTCACGCTCAATACGCTCGCTTTTTCGCCCGAGCTGGAAGCGGTCGAGTTGCTCGTTCGCCAAATCGCCGCCGCCGGCGTTGACGCGCTGTTGGTGCAAGATTTGGGGCTAGTCGGCATGATCCGCCAGATCGCGCCGACGCTGCCGATCCACGCATCGACCCAAATGACAATGACCAGTAGCGAGTGCATTGCGTTGGCGGACGAAATGGGGGTCGAACGAGTGGTGCTCGCTCGCGAACTTTCAGTGGACGAGATCACCGCGATCCATGCCGAAACCGCGATGCCGCTCGAAGCGTTCGTCCATGGCGCTCTGTGCGTCGCCTATAGCGGACAATGTCTCACCAGTGAATCGCTCGGCGGACGCAGCGCCAATCGCGGCCAGTGCGCCCAAGCGTGTCGGTTGCCATACGAATTGATCTGCGACGGTGACGATGTCGATCTCGGCGATCAAAAGTATCTGCTGAGCCCGCAAGATCTGGCCGCGTTTGAGATCACGCCTGAGCTGATCGCCGCAGGGATCGTCTCGCTCAAAATCGAAGGGCGTTTGAAAACGCCCGAGTATGTGGCCAACATCACGCGACATTATCGCAGCGCGATCGACGCCGCCGTCGCCGGGCGCCCGATCGAGTTTACGCCGCGCGACGTCGAAGAGATGGAGTTGTCGTTCTCGCGAGGGTTTTCGGTCGGCTGGCTGCAAGGATGCGATCATAAGATGCTGGTCCCGGCCGTCAGTTCGGCGAAGCGCGGCGTGCTCGTCGGCGAAGTTCAAAAGGTGCAAGGACAGCGCGTTCGCATCGCGCTGCGTCGCTCGCTCAAAGCGGGCGACGGCGTCGTCTTCGAGGGAGACCGCAGCATCGGGGATGAACAAGGAGGCCGTATCTTCGCGCTCTATCGCGGCCAAAATCGGCTCGAAGGAGAAGTTTCTCACGGCGTGATTGAGCTGGCGCTGATGCGCGACTCGGTCGACGTGTCGCAGCTTTACCCGGGTCAAAAAATCTGGAAGAGCGACGATCCCGAGCTCAACCGCCGTCTGCGAAAAAGCTTTGACGGCGAGATCACGCCGCGCGAAGTTGACCTGCAATTGCACGTCACTGCGGCGATCGACCAACCGTTGCAACTGATCGCCACGGTCGCCGGTTTGCCGCAATTGCAACTGCAGACCGAACAGCCGTTGGAAGCGGCTCGCAAACATCCGCTGACTGCCGAGACGCTGCAAGAGCAGTTCTCGCGGCTGGGAGAAACCGGCTTTCGACTGACGCAATTGACGGCCGAGATCAGCGGAGCGCCGATGGCGCCGCTCAGCGTGTTAGGCGCTCTGCGCAAGCAAATGGTCGAACAACTTTCAGCTGCTCGCCGAGAAGCGGCGATCCGGGCGCATGCCGTAGATCCAAATCCAGTATTGCCGCGACTGCGGGCCGACATCCCAGCGACAATTCCGACCGACGAAACGCCGCACCTCCATTTACTCTGTCGCACGTTGGATCAGTTGACCTGGGCCAGCGAGATCGGCATCAAGCGGCTTTACGCCGAGTTCGCCGATATCCGTGAGTATCGCCAAGCGGTCGATATCGCCCACGCCGCCGGCGCACAGATCTACCTGGCGACCCCGCGGATCCAAAAGCCGGGCGAAATCGGCGTTTTCAGAGCGCTCGAGAAGCAAGCGGCCGACGGAATCTTGGTTCGCAACCTATCAGGACTACGCTACTATCACGAACGCCAAATCGCGTGCGTCGCCGACTTCGCGCTGAATGCGGCCAATGAATTGACGGTCGACTTTCTGCGTCATCAAGGCGCCGAACGGATCACCGCTTCGTACGACTTGAACCGTGAACAGTTGTTTGAGATGGCGCGGCGTTCGCCGTCGCAATTGCTGGAAGTAGTGATCCACCAGCACATGCCGATGTTCCACATGGAGCATTGCGTCTTCTGCGCCGTTCTCTCGCCGGGGACCAACAAGACCAACTGCGGCCGGCCCTGCGACGATCATGTCGTCCGCCTGCGGGATCGCGTCGGCAGCGAACATCTGCTGACCGCCGACGTCGGCTGCCGCAATACGCTCTATAACGCAGCGCCCCAAAGCGGCGCCGAAGCTGTCGCCGCGCTGATTGACCTGGGCGTCCGCTACTTTCGGGTTGAACTGCTGGACGAAGCCTCCAAGTCGCAGGTGTATCAAACGCTCGATCTCTACTCGTCGTTGCTGACGGGGCAAATCAGCGGCAAAGAAGTTTGGACCGAGCTGAAAGCGCTCAACCGCGTCGGCGTGACCCGCGGCACGTTGGAAGAACGCCGCAATCCGCTCGCGATTCTGTAA